GTCCACAGCCTGGTGCTCTAACCATTGAGCTACACCCACCATGTTAAAAATTAAAACTCACAATCTGAGATTTTTAAATATCACAAATATTCGTCCATGTCAAATTTAGAGCCCATTAAGTATTATCATTTATCCTTACTGAAGAGAGAGATGTCTTAACAAATAATTGGGCATAGTAGTATACACCTATTAGAAGAACATAATATGTGAGTATACTAAATAGGAAAAAGCCTATAAAATAAGGTATTTTTAAGATTGTGAGATAAAATAGACCTATCAGGATAAGGATAGCAAAATAACCAACTATATATTGGAAAAACACCTCCTTTATGGCATTGTAAATCTTCTCAAACTCCAGCGCCTTCCTTAAGTCCATATCTTGGGCAAAAACTGCAAAGGCAAATGGAATAAAAAATGAAAAAATTAGCAGAGCTAAGAAGCCAAGATAGGTTATTATGGTTCCGAAAAATGCAGTAAAACGATGTAGTGCGCTTAGAAAAAAACCAAAAGAAAACAGGAAAAATGGGACTGCCTCATAGAGGATGAATACAAATATCTGCTTTAATCCCTCCAACCAAAGCTCTGTCTTCCTATCCCAGGTAGGCAGACCCATGCCACCTGTCATCATGGTTCTTGATGCCCTTGAAATAAAACCAATAGAAAAAAAATCAACAAAGGGAATAAAAAATATTATACCGCCTATTATCCATCTCCCTGTAAATCGGCTATTTAGAGTAAACCTTATAAATGGTATTAAATCCATTTATCTACCTTTCATTATGAAATCCAGGAGTGGTTCCTGCGTGTAGCCTGTCATTCCTCCATCAAATGTGATGGTTTCACCGTTTATATAAACAGCCTGTTCAGATGCAAGAAACATGACAAGAGAGACCAATTCATCAACACCACCCATTCTATTAACAGGGGTTCTCTTTGATAGAAAATCTACAAATACCTCTTTTTTTATTAAACCCTCGTTCATTCCCCCCTTTATGAATCCAGGGGCAATGGCACATGCAGTAACGCCATATTTTGACCATTCATGGGCAATGGAGCGTGTCATAATCATCAGGGCTGATTTACTTATAGAATATGGCAGGAAACCTTTTTCACCAAAAAATCCTACCTGTGATGCAATACTTATAATTCTTCCCGATTTTTGCTCGATCATCCTTTTCCCAAAAACCTGTGTAGTATAAAATGTACCTTTTAGATTTATATCTATTACCCTATCAAAATCATCTTTTTTTATCCTTTCAGCAGGCATGAGGGGATTTACTATACCTGCATTATTGATGAGGATATCTATTTTCCCCCAGTTGCTCATTACAGCCTCTGCTGCTGCCTCCATCTCACTGTAATTGCCTATATCTGCATTAAAAGTAAGTATACTTTTTTCTTTAAACTCATCCTCAAACTTTGCAATGGCATCTCTATTTCTGCCATTTACAGCAACCTTAGCCCCTTCCTCTAAAAAAGCCTTTGCCATTGCCTTTCCAAGACCCTTGGTTCCTCCTGTTATAAAAACCACCTTTTCCTTGAAGCTCATAGTTCTCCTCCGTAAAAATCTTTTATTCTTTTATCAAAAAAACTTATTAATTCCTCTGTATCCCTTACTATCAATCCGGTTGATTCTCTCCATACGTCTTCTCTTTCCATACATAGATATATAAAAAGGCCGCTATTCTTATTTTTTAACAAATCATAGACCATCTTGTAAACCCTTATCCTCTCACTTTTAATATATCTATATTTGCCATCCTCTCCCCGAGTAAATTCTCCATAAAGCAGATTCTTTCTCTTCTCTTTTATGAATATATCAAGCATCTTTGGCGGAAATCTTAAAAGTCCGAGGCTAATCCACAAGACCCTTTCGAGGTCAATGATCCTGCCTATATCCTCCACAAGATAGTAATAATCCTTTTCAAAACCCTCATAGATTATAATAGGGTCAAGATGAAGTCCTACATAGCAACCTGAATCCTGCGCTTTTTTCAATGCCTTAAGTCTTTTATAAAGAGGGCTTGACCTTCTCTCTTCTCTTTCTATTATGTTTTGAGGTGCCAGCGAAAAGGATACTACAATAAATCTGTTTAGAAAGGGCTTTAGATGGTCTATCTGTGCCCATTTTGATTTAAGTTCAAATAATGCCTTCTTTTTTTCTCCAAAGTAGTCCATGAGGGGTTGGTTTAGTCTATATTTTCTGTCAAAGACAAGGCTGTCGGAAAGTTCCCCTGTTCCAAATCTCCATATATGGTCTTTATCATCTTCAATAGCTCTATCTATCTGGGATATAATACTTTTAATATTGGTATTTATCCTGATTTCATGAGATTTCAGGTAGTGTTTTAATATACAGTATGAACATGAAAGCAGACAGCCCTCAACTAAATCAATAGTTTTATAGCCACAACAGATATGATTTTTTGTTCCAGGGCATGCTCTTACTGCATCAGTCTCGATCTCTTTTAATTCTATTTTTCGTAATGCCAAAAATACCCTCCACATATCCCTTTTTCAGGGCATTATCTATCTTTTTAATGGCATCTTCTAAATCGACTTTATCTTTTACCTTTATTACTATATCAATATAATCTTTTTCAAAAAATGGGTCTATCTTTATATCTATATTTTTTGGAAATGAACACAAATTTCTTATTCTTTTAAACTCCTCTTCAAGGGATGTAATGACTGGATTAACAAATCTTTTTAATATTTTTCTTATTTCATATGCATCCCCTAACCTATTTAATTCACCTAATGGCAAAATCCCTTTTTTTACCTTAATTATGGAGAGCAATTGGAGTATCTCCCTTAAAAGGCTATCTGTAAAAGAGACGCGGGACAGCAAATTAATGATTTCATCTCTCTCTTGAAAATCAAACCATAGAAGATAATCTATATTCTTCATGGACAATTTATGACTTATTATAAAATCCTTTAAGCTTCTCTCAGAGCAGGCTATACCTATAAGGCTTTTTATAATAGACTCATGTCGCCCAAAACCCATGATGGACATTAAATTATATATCTCGTCTATGTTAAAACCCATCTGGATCATTTTATCTACGCAAAGTGCCTTTTCAACCATATTAAAACCCCTTGCGAGATTATCATGTATTGCCATGAGCATGGCATCTTTTTGCCCTACCTCTACTATTATGCAAGGCAATTTATTTATATTCAAAGAAACGGCAGATTCAAGTCTCTTAAAACCTGCAACCAATGTATATGGTTTTGTTTGGTTTACTATCAGGGGCTGAAGAATCCCCATATCCTTTATAGATTCATTTAAGACCTCATCAAATAATGGGTATGAGAGACAAAAGGTTTTATCATTGATGGAAATGTCTTCTAATGGTATATATTCAAGCCTCATTAATTTTTTATACATGGTTTCTCAGCATCAGTTCCATAGGATGTGGATTTAGATAAAACTGTCGTTTAAGATAAGTCTTTTCATATTTTCTCACATAGTGTTTTAAAAGAACAACAGGCACTATTAAGGGAATAATACCTTTGTGATAATCATCTATAATCTCAAGGAGTTCATGCTTTTCATTGGTTGTCAAATCATTCTTAAAATAACCCATTATATGATGAAGGCAGTTTGTATTCTTCTTCTTTGTTGCTGTTAGTTTCAAGGCATTCATCATGGTCTCTGAATATATAGCGTTCCTTTCATCTTTAGAACGCCTTGCGTCAGCTACAATCCTGCCCAATTCTGTAAGATGTTTTGGACTATGGGACATAATTAGGTATTTATGGTCAGAGTGAAAATCCACGAGACTGCCATGTTCGCCACCTTCTTTTAAAAACTCCTGCCATCTCTTATATACGAAGACCCTCTCTATAAAATTCTCTCTTATTTTAGGGTCATTGAGACGCCCATCATCCTCCACTGGCAGCAAAGAAAAATGCTTCATAAATGTCCCTGCAAATATCCCTATGCCTTTTTTAATAGGTATGCCGCTTTCTGTATATACCTTTACACCCTGCATGCCAGAACTTGGAGACTTGCTTTTGAATATAAAGCCACATAATTGCTCTTTTTCCAACACCTTTAGCTTTTTTTCTGACCATTTTAACATACCTTCAGTGTGGTCAATCCCTGTCTTAATAGTAACAATGCGAGGGGCTTCAGGGGAACCAATGAGACGCATTGCCTCTCTTGGAATAGGAAGCCCATATTCCACCTCAGGACATACAGGGACATAATCAAAAAATTTACCCAGGGTGTCAGTAAGATACCTATCATGTTGATGTCCGCCGTCATATCTCACCTTGTCTCCCAAAAGGCACCTGCTTATACCCACCTTTATCTTTTCCATAGAAACCATCCTCTTAAAAATTATTAATTATCAAATCACCTTTTTTAACCCCATGGATGGAGACGTAGGGCTGGCATTTTGCCTGGAGCAGAAAAGAGAGCTTGCCTCTTAGCGAACCTTCCTCTGATAGAGTATCAAAGTTTCCTCCGCCCTTAGAAATAATAAGATCAGATTCATTTAATAATCTTCGCACATTATTGGATGTCATATTCAAAATCATACCAGGCAATGGTATATCTATGTCATTTTCTATAATATCACCCACTGTGTTAAGTCCTACATAGATCGCATCATCCATTGTAGCGTCGTTTAAAACAGGGGTAGTTCTTACAACAAAAACAATCTCTTTCTGAAAATATTCTTTTAATAATTCACCGAATAACCTATCAAATACAATTTCACCACAATTATCACAGAGATAAACTATTCTTCTGGCTTTTCCAATCCTCTTTTTCAGCCCTTCTATAGAAATGACATTTAATTTAATACCATTTAACCTTGCAAGGACATCATCGATAGCGATTTCGTTTATTCCAGCCATAATATCTATGAAATTGCCTGATATGGACCATTTTAGGGCTTCTGCAAAAGGGTCATTGCTGTCTTTGATAATGCTCTTTGCAGAAGGATACATGTCCATGGCAATGTCGTTTTGTATCCTCTTCTTTTCAGCCAGAAAGTCTTTAATACCTGTTGAGTGCTCCATTATCTGCCATATGTCTTTTATTATCTCTGGAGGTGTGATATTCCATTTGTTTTCCTTAAAATATCTAAGAGACATAACCCTCTCAAAAAAGACCCTTATGTCTTCTTCATCTTTGAAAATATTGCGGGCA
Above is a window of Syntrophorhabdaceae bacterium DNA encoding:
- a CDS encoding DUF4013 domain-containing protein — its product is MDLIPFIRFTLNSRFTGRWIIGGIIFFIPFVDFFSIGFISRASRTMMTGGMGLPTWDRKTELWLEGLKQIFVFILYEAVPFFLFSFGFFLSALHRFTAFFGTIITYLGFLALLIFSFFIPFAFAVFAQDMDLRKALEFEKIYNAIKEVFFQYIVGYFAILILIGLFYLTILKIPYFIGFFLFSILTYYVLLIGVYYYAQLFVKTSLSSVRINDNT
- a CDS encoding SDR family NAD(P)-dependent oxidoreductase translates to MSFKEKVVFITGGTKGLGKAMAKAFLEEGAKVAVNGRNRDAIAKFEDEFKEKSILTFNADIGNYSEMEAAAEAVMSNWGKIDILINNAGIVNPLMPAERIKKDDFDRVIDINLKGTFYTTQVFGKRMIEQKSGRIISIASQVGFFGEKGFLPYSISKSALMIMTRSIAHEWSKYGVTACAIAPGFIKGGMNEGLIKKEVFVDFLSKRTPVNRMGGVDELVSLVMFLASEQAVYINGETITFDGGMTGYTQEPLLDFIMKGR
- a CDS encoding ParB N-terminal domain-containing protein encodes the protein MYKKLMRLEYIPLEDISINDKTFCLSYPLFDEVLNESIKDMGILQPLIVNQTKPYTLVAGFKRLESAVSLNINKLPCIIVEVGQKDAMLMAIHDNLARGFNMVEKALCVDKMIQMGFNIDEIYNLMSIMGFGRHESIIKSLIGIACSERSLKDFIISHKLSMKNIDYLLWFDFQERDEIINLLSRVSFTDSLLREILQLLSIIKVKKGILPLGELNRLGDAYEIRKILKRFVNPVITSLEEEFKRIRNLCSFPKNIDIKIDPFFEKDYIDIVIKVKDKVDLEDAIKKIDNALKKGYVEGIFGITKNRIKRDRD
- a CDS encoding DUF523 and DUF1722 domain-containing protein; translated protein: MEKIKVGISRCLLGDKVRYDGGHQHDRYLTDTLGKFFDYVPVCPEVEYGLPIPREAMRLIGSPEAPRIVTIKTGIDHTEGMLKWSEKKLKVLEKEQLCGFIFKSKSPSSGMQGVKVYTESGIPIKKGIGIFAGTFMKHFSLLPVEDDGRLNDPKIRENFIERVFVYKRWQEFLKEGGEHGSLVDFHSDHKYLIMSHSPKHLTELGRIVADARRSKDERNAIYSETMMNALKLTATKKKNTNCLHHIMGYFKNDLTTNEKHELLEIIDDYHKGIIPLIVPVVLLKHYVRKYEKTYLKRQFYLNPHPMELMLRNHV
- a CDS encoding ARMT1-like domain-containing protein — encoded protein: MKAWPDCIPCILKMSVDIARNIFKDEEDIRVFFERVMSLRYFKENKWNITPPEIIKDIWQIMEHSTGIKDFLAEKKRIQNDIAMDMYPSAKSIIKDSNDPFAEALKWSISGNFIDIMAGINEIAIDDVLARLNGIKLNVISIEGLKKRIGKARRIVYLCDNCGEIVFDRLFGELLKEYFQKEIVFVVRTTPVLNDATMDDAIYVGLNTVGDIIENDIDIPLPGMILNMTSNNVRRLLNESDLIISKGGGNFDTLSEEGSLRGKLSFLLQAKCQPYVSIHGVKKGDLIINNF